In Papaver somniferum cultivar HN1 chromosome 1, ASM357369v1, whole genome shotgun sequence, a genomic segment contains:
- the LOC113301275 gene encoding actin-related protein 8-like, with protein MSILLKKVWETMSTRLLSSSSTCYSDTDDQRKRNLDLMYEESDDLYNKYCYLTSTTGAFDKIPSDIFHQILKFLGPKESAKLALVCKSWRLLVSDNRLWVFFLQNFNTHDYSTWDSIVFAEKHLRSGYPLLPPHQSPHLSFMSIYGQRSELTGSVIIDGGTGYCKFGWSKYASPSGRSATFLEFGNIESPMYSRLRHFFATIYSRMQVKPSGQPIIVSIPISQSHGTDSGKAARRQLKETIHQVLFDMNVPAVCVINQATLALYAARRTSGIVVNIGFNVTSVVPILRGKVMWDVGVEVVELGASKLTGFLKEKMQQKNMRFGSLYTVRTLKENLCYVAADYEEALSKNKQASFKVAGEGWFTLSDECFQTGEILFQPQLGGVNTIGLHHAIALCMNRCQAAEATVDGGWFKTVVLAGGTACLLGLPERLDKELRSLLTSSLSEGLRVLPPAYGAESAWFGAKTISNMSTFCETWCVTKKQFRRKSRRSFISSW; from the exons ATGTCAATACTTCTAAAGAAGGTATGGGAAACCATGTCTACTCGTCTGCTCAGCTCCTCATCTACTTGCTATTCTGACACTGATGATCAGAGAAAGAGGAATCTGGATTTGATGTATGAAGAAAGTGATGATTTGTATAATAAATATTGTTACTTGACATCAACGACAGGAGCTTTTGATAAAATACCTTCAGATATATTCCATCAAATTCTTAAATTTTTGGGTCCTAAAGAATCTGCTAAACTTGCCCTTGTTTGTAAGTCATGGAGATTACTTGTTTCTGATAATCGACTCTGGGTATTCTTCCTTCAGAATTTTAATACCCATGATTATTCCACATGGGATTCTATTGTTTTCGCTGAAAAACATTTGAGATCCGGTTATCCTCTTCTTCCTCCCCA TCAATCTCCTCATTTGTCTTTCATGAGCATCTATGGCCAACGTTCTGAATTAACTGGCTCTGTTATTATAGATG GTGGTACTGGTTATTGCAAGTTTGGCTGGAGCAAATATGCTTCTCCGTCTGGACGGTCAGCAACATTTTTG GAATTTGGTAACATTGAATCTCCTATGTACTCTAGGCTTCGACACTTTTTTGCTACAATTTATAGTAG GATGCAGGTTAAACCATCAGGACAGCCGATTATTGTTTCCATTCCCATCAGTCAATCACATG GTACTGATTCTGGTAAAGCAGCTCGAAGGCAACTTAAAGAAACCATTCACCAAGTATTGTTCGACATGAATGTTCCTGCTGTTTGTGTAATAAATCAA GCAACGTTAGCATTGTATGCCGCAAGGAGAACCTCAGGAATTGTTGTAAATATTGGGTTCAATGTCACATCTGTTGTTCCAA TTTTACGAGGTAAAGTGATGTGGGATGTGGGTGTGGAAGTTGTTGAATTAGGAGCTTCAAAACTCACAGGATTTCTCAAGGAGAAGATGCAACAAAAAAATATGAGATTTGGGTCATTATACACCGTCCGGACTTTAAAAGAG AATCTGTGCTATGTTGCTGCTGACTATGAAGAAGCGTTAAGCAAGAATAAACAGGCATCATTTAAGGTTGCAGGGGAAGGTTGGTTTACTCTCTCGGATGAATGCTTTCAAACAGGAGAGATCTTATTCCAGCCACAACTTGGAGGAGT GAATACAATTGGTTTGCATCATGCAATAGCACTTTGCATGAATCGCTGTCAAGCTGCTGAAGCAACAGTAGATGGTGGATGGTTTAAAACCGTGGTTTTGGCAGGTGGAACTGCATGTTTGTTAGGATTACCAG AGAGGTTAGATAAGGAGCTCCGGTCACTTCTTACATCATCTCTGTCTGAAGGACTCAGAGTTCTCCCCCCTGCATATGGGGCTGAATCCGCATGGTTTGGTGCGAAGACAATCAGTAAT ATGAGCACTTTCTGTGAGACTTGGTGCGTGACGAAGAAACAATTCCGTCGGAAATCCCGACGCAGCTTCATTAGCTCATGGTGA